The Aerosakkonema funiforme FACHB-1375 genome includes the window ACGCAGCTGTCTTTTGGCAAGCTTTTGACCACCTGGATTTCCGAACTGTAGTCGTAGATATCGACGGGGATAACTCGGACTGATTTGGGTGCGACGATCGCTTCTGCTTCTCCGATAAAATAGCGACTGGTCACCACTGTACCACCATGAGTTTGGTCGAGAAATGCGCCTAACTCCTCCAAAGGCACGAGTTGTACGGGAATTTTGAGCGATTGTTCCAATTCCTGCACCATCAACTCGCCAACGCCAATATCCTGCTTGGGAGCTGTGACTAGCACTCTAGCACTGCAACGCAAGCGCCAGTCGATTTCTCCCAAAAAAAGCTCTCTGGCTTGGTTGAGAGTGCAACCTTCGGCAAGTAGTTTGTCCAGGCTTTCCTGTACGATTTTGTTGGCTTGGGGATACTGTTCGACGATCGGTGATTTTAGCCTCGATCCGCCTTCATTACCTTGAGCGCGGACGTAAATACCCGACCCCGCCAGAGACTCGACCAATCCGATGTCTTCTAAGTGACGGTATACCTTACTGATGGTGTTGCGATGCAGACCCGTCTGCATGGCTAATGCGCGGGTGCTGGGGAGGCGGTGTCCGGGGGGAAACTGGCGGGATGCGATCGCAAACCGAATTTGATTAAATAGCTGTGTTGATGCTGGGATTTCACTATCTGGCTGAATATGAAATTGAACCATCTTAGAGCCTCCAGGGACTCCGATCGAGTTTTTAAAGGGATAATGCGGCGGTAGGCACCATAAAATTGTGTTTTTGTCTATATATCCAGTGTATTGTTATCTTGCAAACAGCTTACCGCCTCTAGGGTAGGTAATCCGCACTTGTTAGCACAGATTATCTGAAACTGCATCATACCGAATACTGAGAAAAATAACATTACCAGAACGGGTGATCTATCGAAAATGGATATTCTGAATGCGATCGGTCAATCTTGGCTTTTGGAAAATTTATTGCTATGAGAGAATAAACTCACACTCATGGTTTATGCTGTGAGAGGTATTAAAAGTTCCTACGCTCGAATGCTAAAAATAGTCGCACAAATCGATACTTTTTTGAGAAAGTGCGGGCTCCGCTGAACAAAAGGCTGAGTTTGTAAGAGAATTTTTAAATATAGAAGCACAACATAGATATTAGTCAAAAAATAGTTCGCTTGGATTTTTATTTTAAATAAAGTATGACGATCGCCTAAATTATTGCTTATTATAATGGCTAATATCCACCCTGACGGGCAGGTGTAATAGAGTGGTTATTGGCATGAATATGTAACTTTTTATGGTAGTTTGATGCACAATTATTAAACCTGAAAAATTATTTCAGCTTTTGAAGCGTCTTGGAGGAAATGGAAGAGCAGTTATTCTTTCTACATCTATCTTGCGGAAGAATCGGGCGATCGCATACGCATAGACGCGGGTGAAAAGCAGAAAGGCGTACAAGAAGTGGCCGATCGCATTCGTAGCTTTCTCAATCTAAAATCTATACGGTGATATCACGAGGGTAAAACAGGATGGCAGACCTAGAGATTCGCACATCTAACGTTAAAATACCCAATGGGGAGTTGCAAATTGATGCGTACTATGCAGAGCCGATCGGCCAGGTGCCTTTCCCGGCGGTGATAGTATTCCAAGAGATCTTCGGAGTAAACGAACACATCCGAGAC containing:
- a CDS encoding GntR family transcriptional regulator, giving the protein MVQFHIQPDSEIPASTQLFNQIRFAIASRQFPPGHRLPSTRALAMQTGLHRNTISKVYRHLEDIGLVESLAGSGIYVRAQGNEGGSRLKSPIVEQYPQANKIVQESLDKLLAEGCTLNQARELFLGEIDWRLRCSARVLVTAPKQDIGVGELMVQELEQSLKIPVQLVPLEELGAFLDQTHGGTVVTSRYFIGEAEAIVAPKSVRVIPVDIYDYSSEIQVVKSLPKDSCVGLVSLSSGILRAAEVIIHSLRGDDLLVMTAQRGDTYKLNALVRSARTIISDQASFSTVKATVADARDDMIRPPQLICCENYIGVKSINLLKRELGLG